TTGTCGCCACAGGGACGGGGTTAAGAACTAAATGtgcaacagaagaagaaagaacgCTCCACATCATTGGATCATTAGTTCAGCTTTCGTAAGTTTGTAACTTTTTCTTCCTGCAGCTGCCAAGAAAAATCCTGACTTACATAGTATTACTTCAGTGTGGTGGTATTTTGGTTTCTTGTCAAACACTGggaattaatacaaattattagACACAAAATTAGTTGTAATCAGACACTAATACTGTGGTAGATGTTATTACAGATGTGTTCCCCtgtgtgatgatgtcatgataACTTTTACACTTTATGTTAAGCAGTATAATTCCCTGGTGGTTCAAATGTGCTATGAAGACAATCTTGGTTTGCCTTTGAACTGTGGTTTCTTGGGAAAATGTTGACAAGTTGTACATGCTGCTGTCAGCTTGTGAGAGGTTGTGAtcagagggttgctggttctTGGAGAGTTAGCAAGAGCTGGCTCCACTTTGAAAAAACATTGTAACATTGTAAGaggtctctctctttccaagATATCtctttatataaatgtaaaaatatatagaaaagtattgtggaaaaaaaacaatagtagCAGCATCGGCCTCAGTCCCTGAGGGTGGAGTGGGTCTGGGTTGTTCAAAATATAATTGAATTCCCTCCGAATGCAGCCCACTTTATCTGTTGATGGACGTGAAGATGAGTTCAACAAATCAGATTACAAAGTTTCAGAAACAACTTAACAACACTAACTGTAACATCTCATGTTgctattactgtgtgtgtctgtttgttatcTTAACTACTATCTTTACCTACTTAACTAGACTGTTGCTGGGCAAAGAAATGATTCCACATTCAATTTAAGCAGATAGATTTTTAAGATATGATTACATTGAGGTTAACAATTAACCTCCATGAATATACTTCAGGGACGCAGATAGTTTCAGCAGACTGATGGTGGCATCTGTCATATTCACACTTTCATTGAATATTTAACACTAACACTTTGTGAATGCGCGAGACAgacagcttgtgattaacttgCACATACGTGCATGTCTCATTCCTGgcgtagatgtgtgtgtgtgtgtgtgtgtcaagtgcattttatctgtgtgtgtggttgcccACACCTCATCCGtgtgtttcagttgtgtgtAAAGCACCTAGCCCGAGGGTGAGGGTAGCCAGGttgtgtaaataaattaaagcaacaaattatgtttaaaagCTTCTCCCTCAGGCCAGGAAAAACTAAGATCCATTATTCATGGCTCCTACTGCCGGGAATCTAAAGGCaggtgtgtgtctatgtgtgtgtgttttttatatattttttgtcaattaTTCCAAGATAAATGTCCGTACTCCATTAAATGATCTTGTTGATGAAATCGAGTACCATTTACATTTTGATGCCAGTAATGAAATTCACAACAATGGATGTTGATCTTCAGTTAGTTCAGTAAAAAGGTAGATTCCAGGCACAACTTTAACAGCTGACAcagcagtttttcttttgtctcttttcagTAGACAGGTTGAAGAATCCTGCTTATAAAAATGAGCTATCACAGAATGTGTGCtgatatatacatttttctgaagGTTAAACACTTTGCTGGAGTTGTGGGTTAGACGTGTATGTGTATTTGAGACATATAACCATGGAGCAGCTCTACACAGGGAAGCTGCAGGAGTCTCTTCCAGGTTAGATGAGTTATAATTCTGCCAGCACGTCCTGGCTGGTACAAGGATACAGCCCAGCATGTTGTCTGGACAGAGACCTTCTCTAACAGGAGCCTTCTTCACACGTCACCACACCTTTTTATTCTGTAGTCTGTAGTGCACTaaatacagaaagaaagagtttctatatatatatagaatgtGTACTTATGAGTTGtcatattactttatataaatataatgtatattaagttTACtggagattattattattttctaatagCTTATTAGATTTTGATTCCACCAGCCTGAATTAAGCATAATTTCTATGTAGCCACAACCAtcatcattttatacatttttaactcccacacatttaaatgttatttataccAATATTATACTTTCCACATCTAGTTATCGATGTATGGGCTGAGTGAAATATAAAGGAATTTGTATTGGTTAGTTTATTTTAACGTTTTTATGTTTTAGGAGAGGAGGTAGACTTTCAGTCACCTGATAGATATAATATTCTAGgtataatatttatttgtaaattCTTTTTAACATGCACGTAAAGTTTTCATTTGTGTACACAtatatttttggttttgtttttaacaagGACACCATGAGAGAAGCCAATCCCTGTCtcattgtgtgtatatattcttGTGTGGTTTTTCTGCTGTGTTAAGGTGAGAGTGAGTGGAATGAGTTAGAATTGTGTTGTGCAGTTTGCTCCCATCTCAATTTTATTGTGACCTGCATTATTAGATCTAGATAAGCTTTTTATTTCATGCCTTGAAAATAACATCTGTGTATATTTTGATTCAGCAGTCTCTGGTTCCAGTTTATTCTGGATGGGGGGCATCGAGTCATTTATAACATGTTAGTCAGTGAGTCACTGATTTACATCTGGACAGAGCCTGGGCTGTTACCATCTGTTGTCattctttatgctaagctaagctaactggtgTCACATTTACTTTACAGACATGACGTAATTCaactgtgtgtgagtattagagcatgttgtgttgtttccaaTTCTAATCTTATCAAGCTTATGTAGGAGATTTACATGACCATGTTGCTGTATATCTTTATTCAAGGTTTTTGCTCTTGATCCCTCCTGACTGTATCGGGACATATAAAGAATCCCGCGTAACCTGATCTTCAACAGGCAGCAGACATCTTGTGTTATAAGAAAAACTGCCTGGTATGACTTCAATTAAAAGCTCTTGCTAAGCAGCGTGCTCAACAGATGATACTGTATAATGTGATGTGATGTAATTTACTGATCAACTCCCTGTGCAGTCCCAGAGATGTTCTGCCACACTGGTGTCATCACTACAATGTGGTTAAAACCCATTAGAGCCGTAATAAAGTTATGATTGCattgtaatttaattttaatttcacGATAATGTCGTTACGCCAACGACACAGTCCCACAATACTGATTGCAAGCCGGCTCGTTTTAATTAGGAATGAATCTACCTTATTTACATTTAGTAAATTATACGATTCAATCTGTTTGAGCCCGAGGAAAACAATAATCAGAGAGGACAGGTAGAAGAGAGTCTGTCTGTAGGCGTGAGGATGATGTTCAACATTCAGTGGGATCCAGGTTTTAACTTGGACTTTTACAAACGTTGTCTCATACACTGACGATGGTGGaagacattaaattaaaaacttaGCGTGTACTTTATGGGGGAGCAAAGGTCATGAGGTAGACGTCAGGAAGGCTTTGTCATTTGATTTGATATCATTGTACCTCCATTACGCAAAACATAATCATCTGAATTTAAGACTTTGTAATATGTCAAGGCTACAGATATATCATGATGTAATACAACTACGAACAAGACCAACATTTAACTGAACTAACCTTATCTTAGCTTAGGCAAAGACTCACATCTACAATCTCTGCCTGTAGTTTGAGAGAAAACCTGATGTTTCCAGGGTTATTTtcgggtaagggttagggttagcataACACACGCTGCATCTTTTCAGGCTAATTTTGTTCAACTACATTTTTCTCCAGTGCTTCGAGTTGAACCTTATTGTAATTATCTTTAATTTCCACTTCCCACTTCTACTCCACTTCTGCATTGAGGGGAAGAACTGTTTCCGTCCACTGAAACAACACTGCACCTTCACCAGCTACAGCGTTCATCTTAAATGTTAATGCAGcaataataatttgtattcGATAACATTGACAGCGGCTATTTTGCAAGGTGAGCACATTTTGCAGATTCTACATCTGAGCAGAATTTCAGgaaaatttgaaatgtaagcgatgcagttttattttgatatgtaAATGACCCCAGTGACCCCAGAATGTCCCAGCTCATTTGTATTTCTTATTGGTTGCATGAGTGCTCTGCCTATGTGAGCCTGTATGACAAACTCATATATCTGGCTGGTGATCTTAGGCCTAGGCTCCATTTATTCAGCCCTGTATTTCTTACTGCAAGTATTACATTGCTTCTTATCTCGATATGAAATTGTGCTAtactgttttctctctgtcacccACAGCTAACAGCCTACAAGATTTCCATCAGTCGGAGAAGAAACCAAAGCCAGGAGGTTAAATTGAATTGGCAGTTTTTAATTCATCAAATCATCCAGTTaacgacagacagagagaattATTGCTGTGAAATATTTTACATCCTgatcctcctctccagctctccacTTTCTGTCTTCGATCTGGGTCGGAGACACTGCCCCTTTTCGCCGTCTCGTCCTCGCTCCAAACTCGTCTGTCTCTGCCCTCTCTTGGCACTCCTCTCTTTTAGAGCTCCTCAGAGTGGAAAGctgagaaaaggaggaaacattCATCAGTCCCTGTAGTTCATCAATCACTGTGGCCGCAGGTATTAATGTGAGTGGAGGAAGAATGATACACATGCAAACTACTGATTGTAAATGTCTCacagagaaaatacacaatctttacataaagaaaaccacaaaagacatttttctttgcTGATATTACTGAACCACACAAGTGATAAATGCCAGGCTGCCTGTGTTTGGGGATGATTCtctcatttctttgtttgttttggcccTGAACCTTTTCACTGGGAATTAAGTACTTCTCTGTCCCTTGCAGTAAGTATCAATCTGTGACTCACTGTCAGTCTGAATGAGAGCTAGTGTTGTGAAACGCATAAGGGCCCGAGGTCAAGTTTTTGTTGCAGTTAACACCTTTTATGGAATTCTGCTTATGAAAATTGAATAAAGAAGCTCATGTTAAATGCTTATTTTTTAACTACAGTATTTCTAAAATTCTACGGGTTAAAAGGGCAAAGTCCTCATTCTAACTCAGTTAGTCAGTGAGTGATTATATTCTGGCAGCTCCAGCGTCACTGTTATCTGCACAGCCTGCGTTATCCTGAAGAGAATCTGCTATAGAAAAATCTGGTTATAGAATATAGGAGGAGTTTGATAAAAGGATGAATAGACTTCCttatatacatacaaacattAACATGCTGATTACTTTTTCAGAATATTAGAAAATGTGTCTCTTAGGATTTGTTGCGTGTAAATGTCCTGACGAGGTGTTTGGTCGGATAAACACGGACGGATTATTGAACAGCAGGACCCTGaccagacatttttaaattgactgaagctgctttcagacttgcaATGAAATCCAGACATTTTTGAGAGAATACTTGTGAGAATACAGcacaaaaatgccaaaaaaatcaaacaagtgGGCATATTGATAACATTTCTAACACAtaactggatgaaaacaaatatctaaGGATAATTAAAGAGGTGTCCTACATGtataaaatgtcatcaatgAGATTTGAGAGAATTTGAGGAGGAGGGTCAATGCTGGTGTAAATGTGTcgtaaacaaaacacaatttttacTCAGACGCCACCCATCGCTGGAACAGTAACGAAATGTTCCAGTTTTTTTTACGTGTGATTTTTACTCTATACTCAATACGATAAGCTTGGCTGCGATTTGCCAAACCTAAGTGACTATAAAGGATCTTGTAGTTTTGATGTAATTTTTCATGTCTAAACAGAAGAACTCTCAACACCTTCATCCACTGACCCCTGATAGAAGAATCCATCCATGAGTTAAAACATCTTATTCAAGATATTTAGTATTAATCATTTGCGTTGTTGGATGGTTTAATGGTGTGAGGTGATGTCTTCTTACATGTGAGGGTTTCAGTTAGCTGGTGAataccttcctcctcctcatcaggagCGACCAGACTGGCCACAAACGTCCATATCAACTCCAACCAATCCGTTCGTTCCTGAGCGGGGGTGGATCTGAGTGGACGAAGACCACCTGAtcagaatagaataaaaaaacaaatgaatacaatATAGAAGAAAGACAAATAAGTATAGTAAATAAAGAGGTATTTAGACTCAAGATATTTTAATCATAAAACAGTTCAACATTTAGGGTGGACAAAATATCAGAAGCTCTTTTCTGCAAAATGATAAACGATAAAAAGTTAAATCACACATTGAAACACAAGAAGTTTTACAAAGTTTTCTTATCATCAAAGTTAGTAATTGTGATTTAAAATGAGTGAATATAAAAGGATTGAGTAGTTGGGCTTGCCTCTGGCTTTCAAACCTCTCTTAGCGATggcagaaggaggagggagacctgatgggaagagaaacacaagcaTTAACAGAGGCAGCGTTTCTGCAGGTCACAGGttgaggagaggaaaagaaaaaaggaagaagaagagaaagtagATTGAGATAAAAAGGTCAAACAGAGGAACAATGAGCAGTTTATAATGCAATGAGCATGCTCAAAAGTAGAAACTAtatcacacacaaaacatgcagAAGGTGTTTGGACTCATGCAGAGGACAACATGCTGAATGAGCCCAACACAAGCAGCTCGTCTCAAACATCACACGTTCAGCgtctttaaaactttaaatctcCTCCTCCCCAATTACCTCCAGTCTTCATATCCTCATCTCATTCAGATCTCTACATCCTCTAGATCCCTTCTACCACCAGtgtctcaaataaaaaaatgactatTGGCTTATTAGACAGAAACGTGTGATCACACTTTTTACCCCTGCACTTGTTTCATGTTGTATATAAGTATTAATAAATGCATacagaattaaaaacataaataaatacatgtagaaatgtataaattaatgCAGACATGTACAatgaattgaaaaataaataaatgtagaaataaagaaacaagtTACCTTGAATGGAATCGCGGTTTACTgcgggtttgaacattgttggaaacattttggataatgtaagtacacaagtcaacaacatATATAACATAGGTTTAATCATTTACAGACATTATAATGAAGAATTCCtacatattatatttgtatctgtTATATATGACTTGCTGCATTGCTCAAATATTTACcattcaatatttaaactttgacAAAAGCTGCTCGGGCCTTAAAAATCTCGCCTGTTGTCAGAGTCAAGTCCCGGCTCAGGGtgttaaaacaaactgtgatcaTATAGCAGCCGATGCAGCGATGGCGTTTTGCATCTGTTTCTCCGAGGAGCGCGTAAATTAGCACATTCATTGTTCCTCCGTGAGCATTGTGTTAACTCTGGGCTCAGAAGTGctaaatgtattgttttggtCGTCTCTGCGGATCCCTCTCATTTCCCAGCATCCTCTGCCTGTTTGTTGCCTAGTGTGCAGGAGTCATAATGAAGCCTCATAAACAGCTGATTAATGCACTGACATTTCTGTGATTGGCACCGCCGTCTTCAGCGCCACAGACTCCAGGAATAGAACACACCCCTGCCCCTCAATTCCCCGACTCCTCCACCCGCCGTCTCTCTATGCTTCTATCTCTAATTCATCCCGTGTCCCTTTTCATCTCTCTTATCTCTTCACATCCATTTTCTCCCATCGTCTGACTTTAATGTTCCCGTCCCATGTCTTCTCTTCATGTTTCTTCCTCTCATGTCTTTACGCCCGCCCCCCCTACCTCTCTGCCgttgtttcttttttgattTTGCGTAGTTGAGCAGCCACATCAAAACCGTACGACGCaaagaaaagagatgagagATACAAATTGAGGAGCTcagataagaaaagaaaaaaagaccaaaTGGACTCTGAAGAACCTGCTGGAATAAGAGCTGGAGGAAAAACATCTGAGCCGAGGATTAGAGAAGCTAAATTATACACTGctttctctctttatgtctttcttccctctttctTGACTTCTTTACTTGCACTCTCCGCTCCTTCTTCCCTAtccacttttctttccttcctcctccttgtatttctctcttttttttcggctttctttttcttatttccatCCTTACTCATTAGTcacttcctttcctttcctcttgtATCCCTCCTTTCcttactgttgtttttttctttttgtatttctcttctAATTTCCTTCCTCATTTCTTACTCACTTCCTTCCTTTCatgttctcttttcttcctccttcctgtatttctctcttttttcttcctgttgcTCCTTCTCCCCTTATGTGCTTCCAAACTCATTGCTCACTTTCACCCTTGCCttcaccctctccttcctccttccctaATGTCTGTTTTTCGTTCGTTCCTTACTTCCTTGCTCACTTCTTTCCTTCCTTAgtgtcctccctctcctttttctaTCTTTACTAATGCAGCTCACAGGAGAATAATATTGTGAACATGTGGTATTATACAGTTTAATGTCTGAACTAGAAAAATAATCCTGTTGGTTTTCTCTAACATTTCCAACTCTCTAAGTCGGAGTAATTTATCACCTCTGGGTctctgaaagaggaagagagaacaaGGCTTTGATGAGGTGACAGAGTAAACtcattctcttcttctctcaaccacctcttttctttctctgaaaaCACCACTTCTTAATTACTGTATTTTTCCAAACATTATGTCTCCACATTTCTTTTACTGTATccttctctccacacacacaaacacacacacacaaacacacactctatctGTGCTTTTTCACAACAGCGGGAATTGTATTTCTTCTTAATTGTCCAGAAATGTCTCCTTGCTGTTTCATTTACACAGACTGGCCTTTATTGAAATGTCATGGCGGGAGAAAAGCCTCTGATTAAAAATGCAGCGCAGCATTTTGTCATTGTCAACTTGCAAATATTTGCCCCAGGAAACGGAAGATAACGACAATGTACAGGGGCCATTTGCTCTTTTATGTGCATCCACACCTCGGGTCATAACGATTCCCAGCCTCCGGGGAAGAAAGGGTTCCAGGACTTAGAGGAAGTACTTGTCGCTTTTATTGATCGCTCTGAATGATATGTGGCTGATATGAAGCA
This genomic window from Platichthys flesus chromosome 18, fPlaFle2.1, whole genome shotgun sequence contains:
- the LOC133973094 gene encoding triadin-like isoform X4; amino-acid sequence: MSSQSNGGVVAPSARTNQRTFLDDVILTFSSPMAWLLVVALVITWSAVAIVLFDLLDFRTLAVNRDSIQGLPPPSAIAKRGLKARGGLRPLRSTPAQERTDWLELIWTFVASLVAPDEEEEGIHQLTETLTSFHSEEL
- the LOC133973094 gene encoding triadin-like isoform X5, with product MSSQSNGGVVAPSARTNQRTFLDDVILTFSSPMAWLLVVALVITWSAVAIVLFDLLDFRTLAGLPPPSAIAKRGLKARGGLRPLRSTPAQERTDWLELIWTFVASLVAPDEEEEGIHQLTETLTSFHSEEL
- the LOC133973094 gene encoding triadin-like isoform X1 gives rise to the protein MSSQSNGGVVAPSARTNQRTFLDDVILTFSSPMAWLLVVALVITWSAVAIVLFDLLDFRTLAEYTSYCDDPVCLSPVNRDSIQGLPPPSAIAKRGLKARGGLRPLRSTPAQERTDWLELIWTFVASLVAPDEEEEGIHQLTETLTSFHSEEL